DNA from Plectropomus leopardus isolate mb chromosome 11, YSFRI_Pleo_2.0, whole genome shotgun sequence:
tttttaaaaagtttttttgcatgtgGAAATGTAttactttgactccactacatttgaaatattgtacttttgacaCCACtaaattttattgtttctcaTAACATTTGCTTTGAAATctgcaaatgattttttttccttttccaaaatGCAAAAGTTCATAAACTGTACATGGTTTGTTTGTCATAGTCATGGCTCTGCACCTCTATGTTGCTCATGCACTATTTGGAATGggcaaataaaatacaaaaattaaaaataaataaataaattagatttaaagaagaaaaagaaaattgtagGGGTGGTCCTTTTGTAAAATTGTGTTTCTATGAGCATTTTTTAGGCTTTGCATCATATTCAACAAGCTTTTCATTCTACAGGTCTACAAGCAAGTCAGTGCATTCAGTTGGTTGGTATAGTCATTAGgttctgtaaatgtattttgacAGTATATAACACTGAgttgaggatgttttttttaagtattttgattacttaagtatttttaaaagcaggtACTCTActactttaactcaagtaatTATTTGACTCAGCAACTGTCACTTGTATTGACGTATCTATACTTTCACTCAACTAATAGGGCtgtgtactttgtccaccactgcaAAAAATCTAACCACTGCTGCAGCTAACAGCAGAGATCTTCCCCTCACTTCTCTACATACCTGTCGTAACATTTTCCATGAAGCAGGGACTTGGCATAACTGTCAAGTGAGTTGGTCTTTGCAGGGTCATAACCCTGCGGCTCATCATCGAGTGACAGGAAGAAGGCAGCTGACTCAATGGCGTCCAGAGACACTTTGTTTCCACCCTGGCTGAAATATTTGATCCGAGCTCGAGCCCATGGAACTCTAAAAGGGGATGTCAGAGTAAGACCATTTCCATCTTATTTGGAGCATGTGTcttgtgcatctgtgtgtgtttgtgtgtgtgtgtgtgtgtgtgtgtgtgtgtgtgtgtgatcatagACCTATTTCCTGCAGTCAGGGCAGCTAATTTGAGCTCTCCTGGCTGGGGCTCTGACGTGTCATTGAGGATCCTTTGAAACTGCATCTCAAGTTCACTGGGTAAGAGGTGGCGTCCTCCTGTATACAGCCACACTTTGAAGAAACGGCCCTTGTGGTAGACAACCAGGTGCTTACGGTCAGTCAGGTGCTGCACAATATCTGCCAACAAGAAAAGGAAGCACGGGTGGACAGAGGTGGCCGAAATAAGAGGAAAGTTACAGAGAGCAAATTTAAATTGTAGAATATGAGGAACTGGTATAATCTCTTTGTACAAATAGACTGGTGAATGCTCCCTTTATCCCACATACATAATCCTTAGCTCTTGTTTAGAGGTTAAACCAGCACTGGAGCACAGCAGCCTGAAATTTTTAAGCCTTTGCACTTTCAAAACTCAATTAGTGATTTAACAGCTCATTGAAAAACTGTGTTATGATCTCAGGTGTGAACCCAGGTCAGCTGTTTACCTGTTTCAATCCCAGGGATGCGGGTTGTGTTAAATATCCTTTCCATCTGAGTGGAACACATAGGAACAGTCCCTAAAGCCCTCAGCTGggaacaaaaaagacaaagaaatcaaCACAGAGAAGGATTAAGTATGCACAGTTTTACAGTTACAATGTAGCTTAACTAAATTAAGGTTAGAGAAGAGCAGTGCTTAAGTCGCAGTAAGCATTACCGGTGCATGTTCACCACGTTCCAGTTTGCGTCTGTACTGCAGCATGGCATGAACCATATTCCCTGCCCGCGCAGCCTGTCGGTGAGTGGGGGTCAAGTACAAGAGGTCCTAAACATTCACCACAAAGACAACGCAGACATATCCAGtcaacacacagaaacagaaagcagaacaaatttaaattacatattatttaagtgaaaataaaggtttttgctttaatttatctgtatgaagtaaatgttgagcGTACAATATCAAAGCTATAGAATAATAATACTTCCAGCGTTTAGATGGGTTCCCTATACGCCTCGATTTCACAGTGTAATTCTGTACTGGGTGGCGAATTTGCAAATCCTAGGATCTGATATTTTTACTCTAACCCTAACCAGTTCCACTCCTCTTGTGAAAACCTAACCAATCAAACCAGTGAAGGAAATTAGTTCTGGCCACCCACAGGGAGAGTAGGACACTCCTTTGCCATCCTAGGATTCGCAGATTTGCCACGGGCTTCCATCTCCCAAGAAAATCAAGATTTACGGCACAAAGGAAGTGTGTCAATCACTGTGCAACCGAAACAGGAAGACGatagtgcttttgttttggaCAGTAGTTATTGGTGGGTATCCCCAATTACCAAAGAACATTAGTGTAAGTTCTTTGTAGTTCTTCAAGTTCTTTAGTATCCCCAGTAGTGGAAATGGCAGAGATTGGAACAATTAAAATTACTGTGGAAACTGATCATTGATTGGCTCTTAAATGGTAAGCGATCCACATGTCTTTGCAAGAGTAACGCCAACAATAATACCATTTGGAAACGCTCATGACAAGTTTGGTGAAGAATTAaagatttttcatcatttagtacttctcttaaaaaaaaagttcaatttatGTGCTATTTTCACACCTTTTTCAGTATCATTTTTGTAAtgatatgattaaaaaaataatattactaaTACATTCCACTGGTATTACAGGCTGACTTAATGACAGTCTGTCTTACCATAATATAGTAGTTGCTGTTCACCATGATAGGACTCCTGCCCCTGAGGTAGATGTACTCTTCCCACCAGTCACTCACCTACAGAAGATAACACATCATTATCGTACAACATTATAATTCAATTGAATTTGAGTTCCACTGTTAATCACTTGTTAACACTACTCACATAATTTGTTGCCCACCAGGATTTTAAGTTCAGGTATCTCTGTAGCCGGGCTGCTTTGGAATCTTTGAAGTCATTAGCCAAAATCTCCATTTGGTTGTACTGTTCACTGTCCAGCAGGGGACGGACTGACTCCAGGTActgtggggggtggggggtgggtgTTTGTTGTCAGGACAAAGGAGCAGTGTTATGTAGAAACACAGCTGGTAAAATAGAGCAGCTGagatacacaaacagaaaacctgGAAGACATCCAGCACATTTTAATATACTACTGTATCATTTACAAGGTGCAGGAAGGCAGCTAGAACAGCAGATGGTGGTACAGGTGAACTATGACTGTATGGTCTAACAAGTTACATTCATCACATGGTTTGAAAAGAATTCACTGTGTGCAAGATAGATTTAGATGTtggtgtaaatgttttaaatggtaGTAATGAAGTTATTAAGAGATAACATGACAAATAGTGATATATAGATGTCAGGTTAccctaaataaaatgcatgcatttagTGTAGGGATGaacgatattggattttttgccgatataCAATAtaccaatataaaaaaaaataatttggccaataaccaatATCGATATATCCACATTTTcctgatatatatatttcccaTTTTCCCgttttgcaaaataagaaaaatacttcaacttagggttgatgttttgttcttgttctctttatcaataaaaaaaagaaatctgtttgtGATAtgggcagaaatcagcatgttagctaactccaatatttcattttaaagccaatatctgccgatatCAATGATGTGCCGATATTATAGTACATCCCTAATTTGGTGTGTTTCCATGTCATTAATTTCAAGAAGccgcatgtgtgtttgtggtcataGGTGCTGTGTAATTTCACACCCTGCGAATTGTATCATCCACACTGGGCACAGGAAGCCTGGGTAACGAGGCCTGGAAACTGTAGAGCAGCGGCCTCCGCCCTGAGAACATCTTCACCAGGCTCTGgtaacacacagacaacacagagAAAATCATACACATATTATAGTACACTAGATTATCCCTGATGACAAAGAAGAATCAACCATATCCTCTGTACTAAGTGAGGGATGGGGAAAAGATTGTGCAATGATAGCAAGAGATTTTGATTTAAAGATTCAGGCAGAGTGAATGAATTACAGATTGACAAACGCACCAGCCACACTTTGGTAGACGTGCTCATTTTCCCATGGGATTCGAAAATCCATCCATGGTACGAGAGTAGAGCTTTGAGAGTGTATCTCAAGAGGTAGATGAGGAACAGCCACAGCCCCGTGGCAAACAGGATGGCGCTCAGCACTGCTCGGGTCTGCACTGACATATAGTCTCTGCTCAGAAAAGGCACAACGATGCCTTTGTCAGCAAGAAGGTGTGGtatcaaaaactgcagaataACTTTGCGTTTAAACAACTGGATTACTGCTCATTTGAAAAAACCTAAACATCCAGAAGAATACTTAAAAACTGAGCCACCACAAGGGAGGACATAACAATGGTTGCAGGAGATTTCTGACCTGTGTGGTAGGTTTTCCTTGATTGCGTCCATCATTCCTAGTGAAGGGTCTATGCGGATGTACAAGGAACTCATCATGGCGATCACAACTATCAGCCAACTGGATGGACTGGCAGGATAAACTCCAGCCAATACACCATTCTGTGAATGAAAGGCAACAAGATTCAATATAAACACAGTCATCAGAGTCTGTGTTTTATTcagatgatgaatgaatgaaaatcaCAGCTTGTTTGTAATCTTACTGAGTGACGCCACATTTTAAGCACTGATAACAAAAGCTACATCTGAAGTGTTGGCAAATGTACCTTGAACTGAATGGCTCGCTTCTTCCATGCTGTCACTCCAGACAAGTAGATGTTTTTGATGACCTCCTGACTCAGTTTAAGGTCCACGCCATCTGGGCGCACAGTGAACTGGAAGCCCACTGCCTGATGGGCCTCAGCCATCTCCGAATAGCActaacactgaaataaaagagaAGCTTTTTAAGTCATCAGGTTTTTTAAACTGGAAATTATGACcctgaaaaagaataaaaaagtttaGCAAAAGATGTTGGTGCTGATGGAAATATACAGAAAACTTTAACAGCTGGTTAACTACTCCATATATTTCTATGTAAagtttgtatcatttttttaaaatcacttttaaagtCCATGAGGTCTTAAGCTCATTTCTAACAAGGCGTTATATGCTTTTAATGTCATCTAAATACTTATTTAATCCTGTAAACTCTGGATGCCATTCCTCCCAAGATTTCAATGTCTATATTTCGTATCTTCCAGTATAGAAGAAGTAAGGAACGcttcacctacaaaatgaccatttgtttatcagttagTCAAGCCTTGTTAGCTTGAATtcgtgaagaaaacattttttactcatgcctccacagaaaatggcaaacataCTGATTTACTGGTTGACTGGGAACCACatttaataacaacaaaactatacCAGAACATCAGTTTACAGACTCCTGCAGAATAACtgaagtctcatttatccagtggGATGCTCAGTACATAAATTTTAAGAGTGGAGTCTGACTCTGAAGAGAGCACAGATAGTaacactttcagttcagttttaaacattAAGGTTTTAGTGGAAATAcatgtttgtgaagcacttagcacatgactgaataaatgagtaAGTTACTGGATAAtttcatattgttttgttgtttttaaacatggtcCCTGTTTTCTGTGGAAGCATATGACAAAAACTACATGTtattcatgaattcaaggtaacattaCATGCATAACTGATTTataaaaggtatttttttgggtgaagtattcctttaaagatcAGAGAGTACACTTTTATTCCTACATGTTCTCCAAAGGAGAAATTTGCTGCAAAGAAAC
Protein-coding regions in this window:
- the cpt1b gene encoding carnitine O-palmitoyltransferase 1, muscle isoform, with the translated sequence MAEAHQAVGFQFTVRPDGVDLKLSQEVIKNIYLSGVTAWKKRAIQFKNGVLAGVYPASPSSWLIVVIAMMSSLYIRIDPSLGMMDAIKENLPHRDYMSVQTRAVLSAILFATGLWLFLIYLLRYTLKALLSYHGWIFESHGKMSTSTKVWLSLVKMFSGRRPLLYSFQASLPRLPVPSVDDTIRRYLESVRPLLDSEQYNQMEILANDFKDSKAARLQRYLNLKSWWATNYVSDWWEEYIYLRGRSPIMVNSNYYIMDLLYLTPTHRQAARAGNMVHAMLQYRRKLERGEHAPLRALGTVPMCSTQMERIFNTTRIPGIETDIVQHLTDRKHLVVYHKGRFFKVWLYTGGRHLLPSELEMQFQRILNDTSEPQPGELKLAALTAGNRVPWARARIKYFSQGGNKVSLDAIESAAFFLSLDDEPQGYDPAKTNSLDSYAKSLLHGKCYDRWFDKSFTLISYPNGKMGINTEHSWADAPIVGHMWEYVLATDCFHLGYTEEGHCKGDVNKGLPHPTRLQWQIPKECQEVIETSYLSAKQIADDVDFHGHLFTEFGKGLIKKCRCSPDAFIQLALQLAQFRDQRVFCLTYESSMTRMFRDGRTETVRSCTSEAVAFVRAMEDASATNAERHALFRKAADKHQNMYRLAMTGSGIDRHLFCLYIVSKYLGVDSPFLKKVLSEPWKLSTSQTPQQQLNLVDINKFPKYVGAGGGFGPVS